Proteins from a genomic interval of Rubinisphaera italica:
- the rpoB gene encoding DNA-directed RNA polymerase subunit beta translates to MPVPVQRIISSSVTRNTGKLQSDFEMTGLTKIQTDSYARFLQADVDPARRKPVGLEEILREIFPVESFDGQFRLEYVKYELGKPRYSPVECRQLRLTYGRPLRVWLRLQKEQAIEEEVYLGDLPIMLGGGEFIVNGAERVVVSQLHRSPGVDFVINVEPGERKTHSCRIIPERGSWIELLISKKETLGVRIDQSGKFSAMTLLRAMDKGHSTDAELVKMFHPTESLKISKTAEASEFTGRVAAEDVIYPSGHEKCGEIIVECAHKLLEVQALELLESGIKQIEVVKTEATDPLILNSILEDTTTSHEEALLRIYQRLRPGNPPQLDKAIELFKEKFFDLNRYRLGRVGRFRINRKFQQDISDDEMTLRPEDFANSIHYLMRLRGDDDSAHVDDIDNLGNRRLRTIDELANDEIRKGFLKLRRTVQERMSLKDVETMTPRTLVNPKSISAAIEFFFGRSELSQVVDQTNPLAMLTHERRLSALGPGGLNRKRAGFEVRDVHISHYGRICPIETPEGTNIGLISSLGVYAKVDDYGFLITPYLKVVNEKVTDEIEWLRADEEAKVYVAPADTPLENGKIVDERILARYRHEFVWTVKPNIQYFDISPSQMTGVSAGLIPFLEHDDANRALMGSNMQRQAVPLLITEQPVVGTGMEKIVAENTGMSVYAEKAGKVTYVDATVIEIDGLKHPLRKYTGLNERTCLNQKPLVSMGEKVKKGQLLCDTAATRDGELALGRNVLVAFMSWEGYNFEDAIILSERLVKEDVYTSIHIDEFDVEIRETKLGREEFTRDIPNVSEKALRHLDDNGIVQVGTPVSPGDILVGKVTPKAKSELTPEEKLLHAIFGRAGEDVKNESLEVPSGVEGIVIQTERFSRRMSLTEVEKKSYETELKQAENEGNELVAEAFKAFLKIFEAALDKHLADDDGVEFRSIEDSKVLAQHAEQFKGKFDQLDIRSPQKVADCKKIIKEEWRSVEEAIDTRDGKMNTLKRGDELPSGVLQMVKVYVASKRQISVGDKMAGRHGNKGVISKVLPIEDMPFLEDGTPVDIILNPLGVPSRMNVGQILETQLGWAAQKLGFRALCPVFDSIDENEIFDIMDQAGLPKDGKSQLYDGRTGEAHEQKTTVGQIYMLKLHHLVDDKVHARATGPYSLITQQPLGGKARFGGQRFGEMEVWALEAYGAAYILQELLTVKSDDVEGRTKIYESMVKGENTLEAGTPASFDVLNNEIRGLCLNMQLEKTTA, encoded by the coding sequence ATGCCTGTACCTGTGCAACGCATTATCAGCTCAAGTGTTACAAGAAACACGGGCAAGTTGCAGTCCGACTTTGAAATGACCGGATTGACAAAGATTCAGACGGATTCCTACGCACGGTTTCTTCAGGCTGATGTGGATCCTGCCCGTCGTAAGCCAGTTGGGCTTGAGGAAATATTGCGGGAAATATTCCCGGTCGAAAGTTTTGATGGACAGTTTCGCCTCGAATATGTCAAGTACGAGCTGGGTAAGCCGCGTTATTCCCCAGTGGAATGCCGTCAGTTGCGATTGACCTATGGTCGTCCTCTGAGGGTCTGGTTGCGATTGCAAAAAGAGCAGGCGATCGAAGAGGAGGTTTATCTTGGCGATCTGCCGATTATGCTGGGCGGTGGCGAGTTTATCGTCAACGGAGCCGAGCGTGTCGTCGTCAGTCAGTTGCATCGGTCTCCAGGTGTCGACTTTGTGATTAATGTCGAGCCGGGAGAGCGTAAGACTCACTCCTGTCGTATTATTCCTGAACGTGGCAGTTGGATTGAATTGCTGATCAGTAAAAAGGAAACGCTGGGGGTTCGTATCGATCAAAGCGGAAAGTTCTCCGCAATGACGCTCCTGCGAGCCATGGATAAAGGGCATTCGACCGATGCGGAATTGGTTAAAATGTTTCATCCGACGGAATCGCTTAAGATCTCAAAAACGGCAGAGGCTTCTGAATTTACCGGTCGGGTTGCAGCTGAAGATGTGATTTACCCTTCAGGTCATGAAAAGTGTGGCGAGATTATTGTCGAGTGTGCACACAAGCTTCTTGAAGTGCAGGCTCTCGAACTGCTTGAGTCAGGCATTAAGCAGATTGAAGTTGTAAAGACGGAAGCAACTGATCCGCTGATCCTCAACAGTATTCTGGAAGATACGACAACAAGTCACGAAGAGGCGTTGTTGCGGATTTATCAGCGTTTACGACCTGGTAATCCGCCTCAGTTGGATAAGGCGATTGAACTGTTCAAAGAGAAATTCTTTGACTTGAATCGCTATCGTCTCGGCCGAGTTGGTCGATTCCGTATCAATCGGAAATTCCAGCAGGATATTTCTGATGACGAAATGACACTGCGTCCCGAAGACTTTGCCAACTCGATTCATTACCTGATGCGCTTGCGTGGCGATGACGATTCTGCTCATGTCGATGATATCGATAACCTCGGTAACCGCCGTCTGCGAACGATTGATGAACTGGCCAACGACGAAATCCGCAAAGGTTTCCTGAAGCTTCGACGTACTGTTCAGGAGCGCATGAGTCTCAAAGATGTCGAGACAATGACGCCCCGGACATTGGTGAATCCTAAGAGTATTTCAGCGGCCATCGAGTTCTTCTTCGGTCGAAGTGAATTGTCTCAGGTTGTCGACCAGACTAACCCATTGGCAATGTTGACTCACGAACGTCGTCTGAGTGCATTGGGTCCAGGGGGTTTGAATCGTAAGCGTGCAGGTTTCGAAGTTCGTGATGTTCACATTTCCCACTATGGTCGAATCTGTCCGATTGAAACACCGGAAGGTACAAACATCGGCTTGATTTCAAGTCTTGGTGTTTATGCCAAAGTGGATGATTATGGGTTCCTGATCACGCCGTATCTTAAGGTCGTTAACGAAAAGGTGACCGACGAAATCGAGTGGTTGCGAGCCGATGAAGAAGCTAAGGTTTATGTGGCTCCAGCCGATACACCATTAGAAAATGGTAAGATCGTCGATGAGCGAATTCTGGCCCGTTATCGCCACGAATTTGTCTGGACTGTAAAGCCGAACATCCAGTACTTCGATATTTCACCAAGTCAGATGACGGGGGTCTCCGCCGGTTTGATTCCGTTCCTGGAACACGATGATGCGAACCGTGCCCTGATGGGTTCGAACATGCAACGTCAGGCCGTTCCCTTGCTCATTACTGAGCAACCGGTTGTCGGCACAGGGATGGAGAAGATTGTCGCAGAAAATACTGGCATGTCGGTCTACGCTGAAAAAGCCGGTAAGGTCACGTATGTTGATGCGACTGTCATTGAAATCGATGGCCTCAAGCACCCACTTCGCAAGTACACCGGACTGAATGAACGAACCTGTCTGAATCAGAAGCCTTTGGTTTCAATGGGCGAAAAAGTCAAAAAAGGTCAGCTGCTGTGTGATACGGCTGCGACCCGCGATGGTGAACTCGCCCTCGGACGAAACGTGCTGGTCGCGTTCATGTCGTGGGAAGGTTACAACTTCGAAGATGCGATTATTTTGTCCGAACGACTCGTGAAAGAAGACGTCTATACTTCAATTCATATCGATGAATTTGATGTCGAAATTCGCGAGACCAAACTAGGACGCGAAGAATTTACACGGGACATTCCGAACGTTAGCGAAAAAGCACTACGTCATCTCGATGACAACGGCATCGTTCAGGTTGGAACTCCAGTTTCTCCTGGCGATATCCTCGTCGGCAAAGTGACTCCAAAAGCGAAGTCGGAACTGACACCTGAAGAAAAACTGCTGCATGCCATTTTTGGTCGTGCTGGCGAAGATGTGAAAAACGAATCTCTCGAGGTTCCTTCGGGAGTTGAAGGAATCGTGATTCAAACGGAACGCTTCTCTCGCAGAATGAGTCTGACCGAAGTCGAAAAGAAGAGTTACGAAACCGAACTCAAGCAAGCTGAAAATGAAGGCAACGAACTGGTTGCTGAGGCCTTTAAAGCGTTCTTGAAAATCTTCGAAGCGGCATTGGATAAACATCTTGCTGACGACGATGGTGTCGAATTTCGCTCGATTGAAGACAGCAAAGTCCTGGCTCAACATGCGGAACAATTCAAAGGCAAGTTTGATCAGCTTGATATCCGCAGTCCTCAAAAAGTTGCCGACTGCAAGAAGATTATCAAGGAAGAATGGCGATCGGTTGAAGAAGCCATTGATACCCGCGACGGGAAAATGAATACACTCAAGCGAGGCGATGAATTGCCGAGTGGTGTGTTGCAGATGGTTAAAGTCTATGTCGCATCCAAACGACAGATTTCTGTCGGGGATAAGATGGCTGGTCGTCACGGAAACAAAGGGGTGATTTCGAAAGTTCTGCCAATCGAAGACATGCCTTTCCTCGAAGATGGAACACCTGTTGATATCATTTTGAATCCACTGGGGGTTCCAAGTCGTATGAACGTGGGGCAGATCCTCGAAACTCAGCTTGGCTGGGCTGCACAGAAGCTTGGCTTCCGTGCTTTATGTCCGGTGTTCGACAGTATCGACGAAAATGAAATTTTCGACATCATGGATCAGGCAGGTTTGCCCAAGGATGGTAAGAGCCAGCTCTATGATGGTCGTACCGGTGAAGCGCACGAGCAGAAAACGACCGTTGGTCAGATTTACATGCTCAAACTGCATCACTTGGTTGATGATAAGGTCCACGCACGTGCGACGGGTCCTTATTCGTTGATCACACAGCAGCCGCTGGGTGGTAAAGCTCGGTTCGGTGGACAGCGATTCGGAGAAATGGAAGTCTGGGCTCTCGAAGCCTATGGAGCCGCTTATATTCTGCAAGAACTGTTAACTGTGAAGAGTGATGACGTCGAAGGACGGACTAAGATTTACGAGTCGATGGTCAAAGGCGAGAATACTCTGGAGGCTGGCACTCCTGCCAGTTTTGATGTTCTCAACAATGAAATTCGCGGCTTGTGCCTGAATATGCAACTGGAAAAAACAACCGCGTAA